One Sodalinema gerasimenkoae IPPAS B-353 DNA segment encodes these proteins:
- a CDS encoding ATP-binding protein → MAATLKASIEGLRQVDYARRYKGWLKSSSEWCEAASTSAATLKRFWRRLPVRSQTFVAICEAVDVSWQEVVAVSPASDSPHPCTAHPPRSQAEAGLSTTQSTAQSTVPVAEVSRERHLDFFAYDEAWVGREAVLAQLSEQLQQSCRLLVLLGITGIGKTALGERLAISLYPQWTGEHWQQLLRENLDNDRQPHDFISVASRWWEHWGYPLEGAKDGQMLVDRTAQYFLNQPLLLIIDSLERMLQGNEEEGWSDFKDPLWAMFFEAVLAAPICQGRIILTSQDFPGQLPARYSNFWTCEFLGGLNETEQLALFAKANLDLTQESQNYLRRIGAAYEGHPLALRVIAGEISNAPFLGNVRAYWNKYGQDIEEVETAIAQARMGQTTSARDHWQLHDCTRLLRMKVRDRLEQTFRRLKQEAPAAYILLCEASVYRCPVAESFWLSHLEDWEYSKAEAQLALDILRDRYLVEEITEGDRLLLRQHNLIRSVALSHLQGLD, encoded by the coding sequence GTGGCAGCAACACTCAAGGCCTCCATTGAGGGGCTTCGACAGGTTGATTACGCACGACGGTATAAGGGTTGGCTCAAGTCATCCTCCGAGTGGTGTGAAGCGGCGTCTACCTCCGCCGCAACCTTGAAACGGTTTTGGCGGCGGTTGCCGGTGCGATCGCAAACCTTTGTCGCCATCTGTGAGGCGGTGGATGTGTCTTGGCAAGAGGTGGTGGCCGTTTCTCCCGCTAGCGACAGTCCGCACCCTTGCACGGCCCATCCCCCGAGGTCTCAGGCGGAGGCGGGACTTTCAACAACACAGTCAACGGCACAGTCAACGGTTCCTGTGGCGGAGGTTTCTAGAGAGCGCCATTTGGATTTTTTCGCCTATGATGAAGCCTGGGTAGGACGGGAAGCGGTTTTGGCTCAGTTAAGTGAGCAATTACAACAGTCTTGCCGTCTGCTGGTGTTATTGGGGATTACGGGGATTGGTAAAACGGCTCTCGGGGAGCGACTGGCCATCTCGTTATATCCACAATGGACGGGGGAACACTGGCAACAGTTACTACGGGAAAATCTGGATAACGATCGCCAGCCCCATGACTTTATCAGTGTTGCCAGCCGTTGGTGGGAACATTGGGGCTATCCCCTAGAGGGGGCAAAAGATGGACAAATGCTCGTCGATCGCACGGCTCAGTATTTCCTAAATCAGCCCCTGTTGCTCATTATTGACTCCTTAGAAAGGATGCTCCAAGGCAATGAAGAGGAGGGCTGGAGCGACTTTAAAGACCCGTTATGGGCGATGTTTTTTGAGGCGGTGTTGGCGGCCCCCATCTGTCAGGGACGGATTATTCTCACCTCTCAAGATTTTCCCGGCCAACTCCCGGCACGATATAGCAATTTTTGGACCTGTGAATTTCTCGGGGGACTGAATGAAACGGAACAGTTAGCCTTATTTGCTAAGGCGAATCTGGATCTAACCCAAGAGAGTCAGAACTATCTGCGACGGATTGGAGCTGCCTATGAAGGGCATCCTCTGGCGTTGCGGGTGATTGCTGGGGAAATCTCAAATGCTCCTTTTTTGGGGAATGTGCGAGCCTATTGGAACAAATATGGTCAGGACATTGAGGAGGTAGAAACGGCGATCGCCCAAGCCAGGATGGGCCAAACGACCTCGGCGAGAGATCACTGGCAACTCCATGACTGTACTCGCCTGTTACGGATGAAGGTTCGCGATCGCCTCGAACAAACCTTTCGACGCTTAAAGCAAGAAGCCCCAGCTGCCTATATCTTGCTCTGTGAAGCCTCGGTTTATCGTTGCCCGGTGGCGGAATCATTCTGGCTCTCCCATTTGGAGGATTGGGAGTATAGTAAAGCGGAGGCTCAACTGGCGTTAGATATTTTGCGCGATCGCTATTTGGTGGAGGAAATCACCGAGGGCGA
- a CDS encoding TIGR00341 family protein, translating to MPKVDQQTLAVLSQEISGDSKLNLNFIFLSVASCIIATCGLLLNSPAVIIGAMIVAPLMLPLRGLALGAMKGDVFLFRRGITTLLVGTIISLVLSAVIGAVANIPLTEFSPEILARTQPNLLDLVIALAAGAVGGFAKVRPKISDAIAGTAISVALMPPLCVVGLALSQGATLAARGAFLLYTTNLLGITLACILVFIWEGYYVEKIRMARALTYTVLLTLPIVIPLSISLGQLLRQTRLQSTLRSILVTRTITVGQQVELVQTRINWNRNPPEVYLRVRTRPDAPLTPRQVFEVERLVIREMRQDFLLVFQVESFDEIRSEDLFGYRVPYQEGEEDEVDSTSEPLSPETLERIGQTIWRLNGFLNQPMQRRTVQGRDSLG from the coding sequence ATGCCAAAAGTTGACCAACAGACGCTAGCGGTTCTGTCTCAGGAGATTTCTGGGGATTCCAAACTCAATCTTAACTTTATCTTTCTCTCGGTTGCTTCTTGTATTATTGCCACCTGTGGGCTATTACTCAATAGTCCCGCCGTCATTATCGGCGCGATGATTGTAGCTCCTCTGATGTTACCCTTACGAGGCTTGGCTTTGGGGGCAATGAAGGGAGATGTATTTTTGTTTCGCCGAGGCATCACCACGCTTCTGGTTGGCACAATCATTTCACTGGTTCTCTCGGCGGTGATTGGGGCGGTTGCCAATATCCCCCTAACGGAGTTTAGCCCAGAAATCCTGGCGCGCACCCAACCTAACCTGTTGGATTTAGTGATTGCCTTGGCCGCGGGGGCTGTGGGTGGCTTTGCTAAGGTGCGCCCGAAAATCAGTGATGCGATCGCCGGAACCGCCATTTCGGTGGCCCTGATGCCCCCGCTCTGTGTGGTGGGTTTAGCGCTCTCGCAAGGGGCCACCTTGGCCGCTCGGGGGGCCTTTTTGCTCTACACAACGAACCTCTTGGGCATCACCCTAGCTTGTATTCTGGTCTTTATCTGGGAAGGATACTATGTGGAAAAAATCCGCATGGCCCGGGCCTTGACCTATACGGTTTTGCTGACGTTACCGATTGTTATCCCCCTATCCATTAGTCTGGGACAACTGCTACGGCAAACCCGCCTCCAATCGACCCTACGTTCAATTCTGGTCACGCGCACCATCACCGTCGGACAGCAGGTGGAATTGGTCCAAACCCGCATTAACTGGAATCGCAACCCTCCTGAGGTCTATTTACGGGTGAGGACGCGTCCTGACGCCCCCCTGACTCCCCGACAAGTGTTTGAGGTGGAACGGCTGGTGATCCGGGAAATGCGCCAGGATTTTCTCTTGGTGTTTCAGGTCGAGAGTTTTGATGAAATTCGCTCAGAAGATTTGTTTGGTTACCGAGTTCCCTATCAAGAGGGAGAGGAGGATGAGGTTGACTCCACCTCTGAACCGCTCTCCCCTGAGACCTTGGAAAGAATCGGCCAAACCATTTGGCGCTTGAATGGCTTTCTTAACCAACCAATGCAGCGGCGTACGGTTCAGGGCCGCGATTCACTTGGGTAG